In Euphorbia lathyris chromosome 9, ddEupLath1.1, whole genome shotgun sequence, the following are encoded in one genomic region:
- the LOC136206667 gene encoding zinc finger CCCH domain-containing protein 48-like, with translation MATKMATLQGRLGGGPLQGKVVCQFWLQGRCMRNPCRFLHQELSARTLKPPLFKKQKSRSSNGQSPGYASESSGPMDVHRKRKPKSGVKSEITGSVSASVLVPMVEDVKKRVEDVKKRPKSSFEQNSDVPMKSESSGSICTSILVPASEDRSVKKPLKTGSVAVCQDWMSAKCAKGVDCPFLHSWFSGDWFSRMVQLKGHTQAICGIGLSSVSDQLCSASVDGTMHIWNCHTGQSTRVIKLGDIIGCLISVGPWIFIGLPNCIKACNFETSAEFNLGDEHGSFGLVTAIVAGQDMLYSGTQCGSILAWKVSPDNLKPFQLAASSEGHTAAVISLAFGKERLYSGAMDCTIRVWDLHTLRCLHTLNAHSDTVMSLICWKDYLLSCSLDKTIKVWSGTEEGTLKVEYTQNIEHGAIGLGGIFDLANNPVLLCSCNDSSVHLFDLPSFDERGRIFSKQQIKTIERGPDGLFFTGDGMGMLTVWKLAACGAVSQLSK, from the exons ATGGCTACTAAGATGGCTACTCTTCAAGGACGACTTGGAGGAGGACCTCTACAAGGCAAAGTTGTTTGTCAGTTCTGGTTGCAAGGGAGATGTATGAGAAATCCCTGTAGGTTCCTGCATCAAGAATTATCAGCTAGAACTTTGAAGCCTCCTCTGTTCAAGAAACAGAAAAGCAGAAGCTCTAATGGCCAGTCACCTGGTTACGCATCTGAAAGCTCAGGTCCTATGGATGTACACAGAAAAAGGAAGCCCAAGAGTGGAGTCAAGTCTGAAATCACGGGGTCTGTATCTGCAAGTGTTTTGGTTCCCATGGTTGAGGATGTCAAAAAGAGGGTTGAGGATGTCAAAAAGAGGCCCAAGAGTTCATTTGAACAGAACAGTGATGTACCAATGAAGTCTGAAAGCAGTGGCTCTATATGTACAAGTATTTTGGTTCCTGCTTCTGAAGATAGATCTGTTAAGAAGCCTCTTAAAACGGGGTCAGTGGCTGTTTGTCAGGATTGGATGTCTGCCAAGTGTGCAAAAGGTGTTGATTGCCCTTTTCTGCATTCATGGTTTTCTGGTGATTGGTTCTCGAGAATGGTACAGCTCAAGGGGCATACTCAG GCTATCTGTGGGATCGGTCTTTCTTCAGTATCCGATCAGCTTTGTTCAGCCAGCGTTGATGGAACTATGCACATTTGGAATTGCCATACTGGTCAGTCTACAAGAGTCATCAAGCTTGGTGACATTATAGGATGTTTAATCAGTGTAGGCCCTTGGATATTCATTGGCTTGCCAAATTGTATTAAG GCATGCAATTTTGAAACATCAGCCGAGTTTAACTTAGGTGATGAACATGGATCATTTGGGCTAGTTACTGCTATTGTTGCTGGTCAAGATATGCTTTATTCGGGAACACAG TGCGGTTCCATTCTGGCATGGAAAGTAAGTCCAGATAACTTAAAGCCTTTTCAGTTGGCGGCATCTTCGGAAGGTCATACCGCTGCTGTAATATCTTTAGCTTTTGGAAAAGAGAGATTATACTCGGGTGCAATGGACTGTACAATAAGG GTGTGGGACCTTCATACTTTACGGTGCCTTCATACACTAAATGCGCATAGTGACACGGTGATGTCTCTAATTTGTTGGAAAGATTATCTACTATCATGTTCATTGGATAAGACGATAAAAGTTTGGTCTGGTACGGAAGAGGGCACCTTGAAAGTTGAATATACTCAAAATATAGAGCAT GGTGCTATTGGTTTAGGTGGAATATTTGATCTTGCAAACAATCCAGTTTTGTTATGCTCCTGCAACGACAGTTCTGTTCACCTTTTTGACCTGCCATC ATTTGACGAGAGGGGCAGAATTTTTTCAAAACAACAAATCAAAACAATTGAGCGAGGACCGGATGGTCTATTTTTCACCGGCGATGGAATGGGTATGCTTAcagtttggaagttggctgcatGTGGTGCGGTTTCTCAATTATCAAAATAA